A region from the Candidatus Tenderia electrophaga genome encodes:
- a CDS encoding malate dehydrogenase: protein MSEELRQRALKYHAEPRPGKIATAITKPCEDQQALSLAYTPGVAAPVREIAADAHNAYRYTNKGNLVAVITDGTAVLGLGNVGTLAGKPVMEGKAVLFKRFADVDVFDIEVDSDTPEQFIETVARIAPTFGGINLEDIAAPHCFVIEEALIERLNIPVFHDDQHGTAIIIAAGLLNAIELQGKRLEDAKIVCLGAGAAGIASMRLLLTLGMAKENLTLVDRKGVVHSGRDDLNVYKREFARGTEQRSLADAMAGADVFIGVSGPDLLTTEMLKSMADKPVVFALSNPDPEIRPETALAARDDLIMATGRSDYPNQVNNVLGFPFIFRGALDVQARRINTEMQVAAVHALRDLAREPVPQAVLDGYGINNLSYGPSYIIPKPIDHRLIDRIPPAVAKAAVDSGVARQPYPAHYPKL from the coding sequence ATGAGTGAAGAGTTGAGACAACGCGCCCTGAAGTATCACGCCGAGCCGCGCCCCGGCAAGATCGCTACGGCGATCACCAAGCCCTGCGAAGACCAGCAGGCCCTGTCGCTGGCCTATACGCCCGGGGTGGCCGCGCCGGTGCGCGAAATCGCCGCCGACGCCCACAACGCATATCGATATACCAACAAGGGCAACCTGGTGGCGGTGATCACCGATGGCACGGCCGTGCTGGGGCTGGGCAATGTGGGCACCCTGGCGGGCAAGCCGGTGATGGAGGGCAAGGCGGTGTTGTTCAAACGCTTCGCCGATGTGGATGTGTTCGATATCGAGGTGGATTCCGACACCCCGGAGCAGTTCATCGAGACCGTGGCGCGCATCGCCCCCACCTTCGGCGGTATCAACCTGGAGGACATCGCCGCGCCGCACTGCTTCGTCATCGAAGAGGCCCTGATCGAGCGGCTCAACATCCCCGTATTCCATGATGATCAGCACGGCACCGCCATCATCATCGCCGCCGGTCTGCTCAACGCCATCGAATTGCAGGGTAAGCGTCTGGAGGACGCCAAGATCGTCTGCCTCGGCGCCGGCGCCGCCGGCATCGCCTCCATGCGCCTGCTGCTTACCCTGGGCATGGCCAAGGAGAATCTCACCCTGGTGGACCGCAAGGGCGTGGTCCACAGCGGCCGCGACGATTTGAATGTATATAAGAGGGAATTCGCCCGCGGTACCGAGCAGCGCAGCCTGGCTGACGCCATGGCGGGTGCCGATGTCTTCATCGGCGTCTCCGGGCCGGACCTGCTGACTACGGAGATGCTCAAGAGTATGGCCGACAAGCCGGTGGTGTTCGCGCTCTCCAACCCGGATCCGGAAATCCGGCCGGAGACGGCACTGGCGGCGCGGGATGATTTGATCATGGCCACCGGCCGCAGCGATTATCCCAACCAGGTCAATAATGTGCTGGGCTTTCCCTTCATTTTCCGCGGCGCCCTGGATGTACAGGCGCGCCGTATCAATACCGAGATGCAGGTGGCGGCGGTGCACGCCCTGCGCGATCTGGCGCGCGAGCCGGTGCCCCAGGCGGTGCTGGACGGCTACGGGATTAACAACCTCAGCTACGGACCCAGCTATATTATTCCCAAACCGATTGATCACCGCCTCATCGATCGTATTCCGCCGGCGGTGGCCAAGGCGGCCGTCGACAGCGGGGTGGCGCGTCAGCCCTATCCGGCCCACTATCCGAAGTTGTAA
- the rpmE gene encoding 50S ribosomal protein L31 (RpmE; there appears to be two types of ribosomal proteins L31 in bacterial genomes; some contain a CxxC motif while others do not; Bacillus subtilis has both types; the proteins in this cluster have the CXXC motif; RpmE is found in exponentially growing Bacilli while YtiA was found after exponential growth; expression of ytiA is controlled by a zinc-specific transcriptional repressor; RpmE contains one zinc ion and a CxxC motif is responsible for this binding; forms an RNP particle along with proteins L5, L18, and L25 and 5S rRNA; found crosslinked to L2 and L25 and EF-G; may be near the peptidyltransferase site of the 50S ribosome): protein MKADIHPAYQEVEVTCSCGATFTTRSTLGKNDLHIDVCASCHPFFTGKQKIVDTAGRVDKFRQKYGLKK, encoded by the coding sequence ATGAAAGCGGATATCCATCCCGCCTATCAAGAAGTTGAAGTGACTTGCAGCTGTGGTGCCACGTTCACCACCCGTTCAACTTTGGGCAAAAATGATCTGCACATTGACGTCTGTGCCAGTTGCCATCCGTTCTTTACCGGCAAGCAGAAGATCGTCGATACCGCGGGTCGTGTAGACAAGTTCCGCCAGAAGTACGGTTTGAAAAAATAA
- a CDS encoding maltodextrin phosphorylase — MKDERKLPAFKYDYLGLDSQTIKHSMANRLEYSAGKDLYTATARDWYHVCAWVIRDRLMERWMETMRSYYRQDAKRVYYLSLEFMIGRTLSNSALSLGVSDELGAALREIGVDLEQVREMENDAALGNGGLGRLAACFLDSMATLALPGYGYGIRYEYGMFNQRIENGQQIEHPENWLRYGNPWEFPRAEVLYPVKFNGRVITYPDDSGERRYQWVDTDEVMAMAYDTPIPGYGNSTVNNMRLWSAKSSRDFDLNFFNQGDYIKAVEDKNDSENLSKVLYPDDSTEMGRELRVKQQYFFVSASLQDILYRHRKYHDSFDNLPDKVAIQLNDTHPVLAIPELMRILIDKHHLPWDKAWDITRRTFAYTNHTLLPEALETWPVAVIENLLPRHMQIVYEINQRFLNEVMHRYPGDTALLRRMSIIDEDNGKRVRMAHLAVVGSHKVNGVAALHTELMKKSIFADFDRFYPDKIVNKTNGITPRRWLKQANPQLAQLISANIGDAWVTDLDRLKQLMPLAENNAFRQQFREVKRHNKQQLAGLIKQRLNIDVNVDSIFDCHIKRMHEYKRQLLNVLHVITLYNRIRLSPDNGVVPRTVIFAGKAAPGYHLAKLIIRLINDVADIVNNDPAVDNQLKLVFLPNYNVSLAEEIIPACDLSEQISTAGTEASGTGNMKFALNGALTIGTLDGANIEIKEEVGDENIFIFGMTADEVVERKRAGYRPLDDYRNNAELGQALDMIATGYFSPTEPDRFQAVIDTLTTHGDNYMVLADYAAYVECQERVAELYRDQESWTRKTILNTANMGKFSSDRTIREYAQEIWQAEPVDVELSDHAIEKKAG, encoded by the coding sequence ATGAAAGACGAACGCAAGTTGCCCGCCTTCAAGTACGACTATCTGGGCCTGGACAGCCAAACCATAAAACACTCCATGGCCAACCGCCTGGAATATTCCGCCGGCAAAGACCTCTACACCGCCACCGCGCGCGACTGGTATCACGTCTGCGCCTGGGTGATCCGCGACCGGCTGATGGAGCGTTGGATGGAGACCATGCGCAGCTACTACCGCCAGGACGCCAAGCGCGTCTACTATCTGTCGCTGGAATTCATGATCGGCCGCACCCTGAGCAACAGCGCCTTGAGCCTGGGCGTTAGCGATGAGCTGGGCGCGGCGCTGCGCGAGATCGGCGTGGATTTGGAACAGGTGCGCGAGATGGAAAACGACGCCGCCTTGGGCAACGGCGGCCTGGGTCGCTTGGCGGCCTGCTTCTTAGATTCCATGGCCACCCTGGCGCTGCCCGGCTACGGCTACGGCATCCGGTATGAATACGGCATGTTCAACCAGCGCATCGAGAACGGTCAGCAAATCGAGCATCCGGAAAACTGGCTGCGCTACGGCAACCCCTGGGAGTTTCCCCGCGCCGAAGTGTTGTACCCGGTCAAATTCAACGGCCGGGTGATCACCTACCCGGACGACAGCGGCGAACGCCGCTACCAATGGGTGGACACCGACGAGGTCATGGCCATGGCCTACGACACGCCCATCCCCGGCTACGGCAACAGCACGGTCAACAACATGCGCCTGTGGTCGGCCAAATCGTCGCGTGACTTCGATCTGAACTTCTTCAATCAAGGCGATTACATCAAGGCGGTGGAAGACAAGAACGATTCGGAAAACCTGTCCAAGGTGCTGTATCCCGATGACTCCACCGAGATGGGGCGCGAGCTGCGCGTAAAGCAGCAGTACTTCTTCGTCAGCGCTTCGCTGCAGGATATTCTCTACCGTCACCGCAAGTATCATGACAGTTTCGACAACCTACCGGACAAGGTGGCCATACAACTCAACGACACCCATCCGGTGCTGGCCATCCCGGAACTGATGCGCATTCTGATCGACAAGCATCACCTGCCTTGGGACAAGGCCTGGGATATCACCCGGCGCACCTTCGCCTATACCAACCATACCCTGTTGCCCGAAGCACTGGAGACCTGGCCGGTGGCGGTGATCGAAAACCTGTTGCCGCGCCACATGCAGATCGTTTACGAAATCAACCAGCGCTTTCTGAATGAGGTGATGCACCGCTATCCGGGCGACACGGCCCTGCTGCGGCGCATGTCCATTATCGACGAGGACAACGGCAAACGCGTGCGCATGGCCCACCTGGCCGTGGTCGGCAGCCACAAGGTTAATGGGGTCGCCGCGCTGCACACCGAGCTAATGAAGAAGTCGATCTTTGCCGACTTTGATCGGTTTTATCCCGACAAGATCGTCAACAAGACCAACGGCATTACCCCGCGGCGCTGGCTCAAACAGGCCAACCCGCAGCTCGCACAGCTGATCTCAGCCAATATCGGTGACGCCTGGGTGACTGACCTGGACCGGCTCAAGCAATTGATGCCCCTGGCGGAAAACAACGCGTTCCGGCAGCAGTTTCGCGAAGTGAAGCGCCACAACAAACAACAACTGGCCGGGCTGATCAAACAGCGCCTCAACATCGACGTCAATGTGGATTCCATTTTCGACTGCCACATTAAACGCATGCATGAATACAAACGCCAGCTACTCAACGTGCTGCATGTAATCACCCTCTATAACCGTATCCGCCTTAGCCCGGACAACGGGGTCGTGCCGCGCACCGTCATCTTCGCCGGCAAGGCGGCGCCCGGTTACCACCTGGCCAAACTGATCATCCGACTGATTAATGACGTGGCCGACATCGTCAACAACGACCCGGCAGTGGATAACCAGCTGAAGCTAGTGTTTCTGCCCAATTACAATGTCTCGCTGGCGGAAGAGATCATCCCGGCCTGCGACCTGTCGGAACAGATCTCCACCGCCGGCACGGAGGCCTCCGGCACGGGCAATATGAAGTTTGCCCTGAATGGCGCGCTCACCATCGGCACGCTGGACGGCGCCAACATCGAAATCAAAGAGGAAGTGGGCGATGAAAATATTTTTATTTTCGGCATGACCGCCGACGAAGTAGTGGAGCGCAAGCGGGCGGGCTACCGGCCCCTGGATGACTATCGCAACAACGCGGAACTGGGACAGGCCCTGGACATGATTGCCACGGGCTATTTTTCACCCACTGAACCCGACCGCTTTCAGGCCGTTATCGATACCCTCACCACGCACGGCGATAACTACATGGTACTGGCCGATTATGCCGCCTATGTCGAGTGTCAGGAACGGGTCGCCGAGCTTTACCGCGATCAGGAGAGCTGGACACGCAAGACGATTCTGAATACCGCTAACATGGGCAAGTTCTCCAGCGATCGCACCATCCGCGAATATGCGCAGGAAATCTGGCAGGCGGAACCGGTCGACGTCGAGCTGTCCGACCACGCCATAGAAAAAAAGGCCGGGTAA
- the rho gene encoding transcription termination factor Rho (An RNA-DNA helicase that actively releases nascent mRNAs from paused transcription complexes) codes for MNLTELKKKSASELIDLAQSLGLDGMARMRKQEVIFAILKSHAKKGEAIYGDGVLEILQDGFGFLRSADSSYMAGPDDIYVSPSQIRRFNLRTGDSVSGKIRPPKESERYFALLKVDKINFEPPENSKNKVLFENLTPLFANQRLKMEQGNGSTEDLTARVIDLVAPTGKGQRAMIVSPPKAGKTMMMQNIAQSIAASHPECYLIVLLIDERPEEVTEMQRSVRGEVISSTFDEPASRHVQVAEMVIEKAKRLVEHKRDVVILLDSITRLARAYNTVIPSSGKVLTGGVDANALHRPKRFFGAARNIEEGGSLTIIATALVETGSRMDDVIYEEFKGTGNMELHLDRRISEKRIYPSININRSGTRREEQLTKPDELQKMWILRKLLHPMEELAAMEFLLDKLKDTKTNDEFFDSMKR; via the coding sequence ATGAATCTAACCGAACTTAAGAAGAAATCCGCGTCCGAATTAATCGATTTAGCCCAATCACTCGGCCTTGACGGCATGGCGCGCATGCGCAAACAGGAGGTTATCTTCGCCATCCTGAAAAGCCATGCCAAAAAAGGCGAGGCCATTTACGGCGACGGCGTGCTGGAGATTTTGCAGGACGGATTTGGCTTTTTGAGGTCCGCGGACAGTTCCTACATGGCCGGACCCGATGACATCTATGTCTCGCCCAGCCAGATACGGCGCTTTAACCTGCGCACCGGCGACAGTGTATCGGGCAAGATCCGCCCACCCAAGGAGAGTGAGCGTTACTTCGCCCTGCTCAAGGTGGACAAGATCAACTTCGAGCCGCCCGAGAATTCCAAGAACAAGGTGCTGTTTGAAAATCTGACGCCCCTGTTCGCCAACCAGCGGCTTAAGATGGAGCAGGGCAACGGCAGTACCGAAGATCTGACCGCCCGCGTCATCGACCTGGTGGCGCCCACCGGCAAGGGCCAGCGTGCCATGATCGTCTCGCCGCCCAAGGCGGGGAAGACCATGATGATGCAGAACATCGCCCAGTCCATCGCCGCCAGCCACCCCGAATGTTATCTGATTGTCTTGCTCATCGACGAACGCCCCGAAGAGGTCACCGAGATGCAGCGCTCGGTACGCGGCGAGGTGATCTCCAGTACCTTTGATGAACCGGCCAGCCGCCATGTGCAGGTGGCCGAGATGGTCATCGAAAAGGCTAAACGTCTGGTGGAGCACAAGCGCGACGTGGTGATTCTGCTCGACTCCATCACCCGTCTGGCGCGCGCCTATAACACGGTGATACCGTCCTCGGGCAAGGTGCTCACCGGTGGTGTGGATGCCAACGCCTTGCACCGGCCGAAGCGCTTTTTCGGCGCCGCGCGGAATATCGAAGAGGGCGGCAGCCTGACCATCATCGCCACCGCGCTGGTGGAGACCGGCTCACGCATGGATGATGTGATCTATGAGGAGTTCAAGGGTACCGGCAATATGGAGCTGCATCTGGATCGCCGCATCTCCGAAAAACGTATTTATCCCTCCATTAACATCAACCGTTCCGGCACGCGCCGCGAGGAGCAGTTGACCAAGCCGGATGAACTGCAGAAGATGTGGATCCTGCGCAAGCTACTGCATCCCATGGAGGAATTGGCGGCAATGGAGTTCCTGCTCGACAAGCTCAAGGATACCAAGACCAATGACGAGTTCTTCGACTCCATGAAGCGTTAG
- a CDS encoding thioredoxin: MSDKIVYVTDATFEAEVLNAEGPVLVDFWADWCGPCKMIAPILDEISTDYEGKVRVAKLNIDENPATPPKFGIRGIPTLMLFKNGNVEATKVGAVSKSQLTAFLDSNI, translated from the coding sequence GTGAGTGACAAGATAGTTTATGTAACGGATGCCACGTTCGAGGCCGAGGTGCTGAATGCGGAAGGCCCGGTATTGGTGGATTTTTGGGCGGATTGGTGCGGCCCCTGCAAAATGATCGCCCCCATTCTGGATGAAATTTCCACCGATTATGAAGGCAAAGTCCGCGTCGCCAAGCTCAACATCGACGAGAATCCCGCCACGCCGCCGAAATTTGGTATTCGCGGCATTCCGACCTTGATGCTGTTCAAGAACGGCAATGTCGAAGCCACCAAGGTGGGTGCCGTGTCAAAATCACAATTGACAGCGTTCCTGGATAGCAATATCTAA
- a CDS encoding RNA helicase translates to MSNTHLSETRFADLPLVETLQSGIRDAGYSHCTPIQAKTIPLLLDGQDVAGQAQTGTGKTVAFLVATMNRLLSQSSIEKRRQDQPGALILAPTRELAVQIHKDAVALNTHTGLKLGLVYGGADYEQQRNDLSAGVDILIGTPGRIIDYFKQKIFNLRAIQAMVLDEADRMFDLGFINDIRFLLRRMPHPEKRLNMLFSATMSFRVTELAYEHMNNPTVIAVEAESVTADKVEQAVYYTANNEKIPLLIGLLKQTAAPRSIVFVNTKRHADLVWRYLEGNQIKAGLLSGDIPQKKRLRLLEEFQQGDLPVLVATDVAARGLHIPAISHVFNFDLPQNAEDYVHRIGRTARAGATGMAISFACEDYAFHLPEIEEFIDMKIPSEPVDAALLAAPAPALKPAKTAKPKHARRSQGKGGTSPTGGPRRRPRPNTSRQG, encoded by the coding sequence ATGAGTAATACCCACTTATCCGAGACCCGCTTTGCCGACCTGCCGCTGGTCGAGACACTTCAGTCCGGTATACGCGACGCCGGCTACAGCCACTGCACCCCCATCCAGGCCAAGACCATCCCGCTACTTCTGGACGGCCAAGACGTCGCCGGGCAGGCCCAGACCGGCACCGGCAAGACCGTCGCCTTCCTGGTGGCGACCATGAATCGCCTGCTGAGCCAGTCCAGCATCGAAAAACGGCGCCAAGACCAGCCGGGGGCCCTGATCCTGGCACCCACGCGCGAGCTGGCGGTACAAATCCACAAAGACGCCGTCGCACTCAACACACACACCGGTCTGAAGCTGGGTCTGGTCTACGGCGGCGCCGATTATGAACAACAGCGCAACGACTTGAGCGCGGGCGTGGACATCCTCATCGGCACACCGGGACGTATTATCGATTACTTCAAACAGAAGATTTTCAACCTGCGCGCCATTCAGGCCATGGTGCTGGACGAGGCCGATCGCATGTTCGACCTGGGGTTCATCAACGATATTCGCTTCCTGCTGCGGCGCATGCCGCATCCGGAAAAGCGCCTCAACATGCTGTTTTCTGCCACCATGTCGTTTCGCGTCACCGAACTGGCCTACGAACATATGAACAATCCCACCGTGATTGCGGTGGAAGCGGAATCCGTTACCGCCGACAAGGTCGAGCAGGCGGTTTATTACACCGCCAACAACGAGAAGATACCGCTGCTGATCGGCCTGCTGAAACAAACCGCCGCGCCGCGCAGCATCGTCTTCGTCAACACCAAGCGCCATGCCGATCTGGTGTGGCGCTACCTCGAGGGCAACCAGATCAAGGCCGGGCTGCTGTCCGGTGACATTCCGCAAAAAAAGCGCCTGCGGCTGCTGGAGGAATTCCAGCAAGGTGATCTCCCGGTGTTGGTGGCAACGGACGTGGCCGCCCGCGGCCTGCATATCCCGGCCATCAGCCACGTCTTCAATTTCGACCTGCCGCAAAACGCCGAAGACTATGTGCATCGCATCGGGCGCACCGCGCGGGCCGGCGCCACCGGCATGGCCATCAGCTTCGCCTGCGAGGACTACGCCTTCCACCTGCCGGAGATCGAGGAGTTCATCGATATGAAGATACCCTCGGAGCCCGTGGATGCGGCATTGCTGGCAGCGCCGGCACCGGCGCTTAAACCCGCCAAAACGGCCAAGCCCAAACACGCCCGGCGCAGCCAAGGCAAGGGCGGCACCAGCCCCACCGGCGGGCCGCGACGACGCCCGCGGCCCAACACATCGCGCCAGGGTTAA
- a CDS encoding sulfurtransferase — protein MNINRVTRTMAGTFILLSLALGVEASPLYHSSYWLWFTVFVGANLFQSGLTNWCLMDKILAKLGVPEASRCAKIGSA, from the coding sequence ATGAACATCAATCGAGTCACCCGCACCATGGCGGGTACCTTTATCCTGCTCTCCCTGGCCTTGGGCGTCGAGGCCAGCCCGCTCTACCATTCCAGTTATTGGCTTTGGTTTACCGTATTCGTCGGGGCCAACTTGTTTCAAAGCGGCCTGACCAATTGGTGTCTGATGGATAAGATCCTGGCCAAGCTCGGCGTGCCCGAGGCGTCGCGCTGCGCCAAGATCGGCTCGGCTTAA
- a CDS encoding hydroxymethylpyrimidine/phosphomethylpyrimidine kinase — protein MTLSGNDPTGGAGIQADIEALASMGCHAAPVITALTIQDTGTVYRFDPVDPSVVVEQARAVLEDMPVAAFKIGVVGSVENVESIHSILIDYPHIPVVLDPVLAGGGGGSLADAEVIDALISMLLPQTTVLTPNSKEARLLAALADSLDACAQELLDMGVEFVLITGTHENTPTVENRLYAEHRRLETFTWERLPESYHGSGCTLAATIAGLLAQGLEPFTAIHEAQQYTWEALKHGYRIGMGQSLPNRLFWARDDETGG, from the coding sequence ATGACCCTGTCGGGCAATGATCCGACCGGCGGCGCCGGTATCCAGGCCGACATCGAGGCACTGGCCAGCATGGGTTGCCATGCCGCACCTGTGATTACCGCATTGACCATTCAGGACACCGGCACGGTCTATCGCTTCGACCCGGTGGATCCATCGGTGGTGGTCGAGCAAGCACGGGCCGTGCTGGAAGACATGCCCGTGGCCGCATTCAAGATCGGCGTAGTGGGCAGTGTGGAGAATGTGGAAAGTATTCACAGCATTCTCATCGATTATCCTCACATCCCAGTGGTGCTGGACCCGGTGCTGGCCGGGGGCGGCGGCGGCAGCCTGGCCGACGCCGAGGTTATTGACGCCCTGATCAGCATGCTGCTGCCCCAGACCACGGTGCTCACCCCCAATAGCAAAGAAGCCCGTCTGCTGGCGGCGCTGGCCGACAGTCTCGATGCCTGCGCCCAGGAACTGCTCGACATGGGCGTCGAGTTCGTGCTCATCACCGGCACCCATGAAAATACACCGACGGTGGAGAACCGCCTCTATGCCGAACACCGCCGCCTGGAAACCTTCACCTGGGAACGTCTGCCGGAGAGCTATCACGGCTCCGGCTGCACCCTGGCCGCCACCATCGCCGGGCTGCTGGCCCAAGGCTTGGAACCCTTTACCGCCATCCACGAAGCCCAGCAATACACCTGGGAAGCGCTCAAGCACGGCTACCGCATCGGCATGGGCCAATCGCTGCCCAATCGCCTGTTCTGGGCCCGCGACGATGAGACCGGCGGCTGA
- a CDS encoding thiamine-phosphate synthase produces the protein MHPLAGLYAITDTTLLPGDALYPGVAAAIAGGARLIQYRDKGADRPRRLATATALLHLCRTHNIPLIINDDVVLASEIGADGVHLGRDDGDVEQARATLGPDAIIGVSCYNEWPRAEAARDAGADYVAFGAFFASATKPHAMPAHATLLKRARQALGLPVAAIGGITPANGAPLVAAGADMLAVIQGIFARPDIRRAAGDYARLFDSSETTMKDAL, from the coding sequence ATGCACCCGCTGGCCGGTCTTTACGCCATTACCGATACCACGCTGTTGCCCGGCGACGCGCTGTATCCAGGCGTCGCCGCGGCCATCGCCGGCGGGGCGCGCCTGATCCAATATCGCGACAAGGGCGCTGACCGGCCACGGCGTCTAGCCACGGCGACGGCACTGCTGCACCTGTGCCGGACACACAATATTCCCCTCATTATCAATGACGATGTGGTCCTCGCCAGCGAAATCGGCGCCGACGGCGTCCATCTCGGCCGTGATGACGGTGACGTCGAACAGGCGCGCGCGACGCTGGGGCCGGACGCGATTATCGGTGTCTCCTGTTACAATGAGTGGCCGCGGGCTGAGGCCGCCCGGGATGCCGGCGCGGACTATGTCGCCTTCGGCGCCTTTTTCGCCTCGGCCACCAAACCGCATGCCATGCCCGCCCACGCGACGCTACTCAAGCGCGCCAGACAGGCCCTGGGGCTGCCGGTGGCGGCCATCGGCGGCATCACCCCCGCCAACGGCGCCCCCTTGGTGGCCGCCGGGGCCGACATGTTGGCAGTGATTCAGGGCATCTTCGCCCGGCCCGACATCCGGCGCGCGGCCGGCGACTATGCCCGACTATTCGATTCATCAGAAACAACCATGAAGGACGCACTATGA
- a CDS encoding glutamate-1-semialdehyde aminotransferase (Converts (S)-4-amino-5-oxopentanoate to 5-aminolevulinate during the porphyrin biosynthesis pathway), whose translation MTRSHDLFEAAQTHIPGGVNSPVRAFRGVGGDPIFFTKGEGAYLWDADGNKYIDYVASWGPMILGHAHPKVLAAVQETIQNGLSFGAPTELETRMADKVCQIMPSMEMIRMVNSGTEATMSAIRLARGFTGRDKIVKFEGCYHGHADSLLVKAGSGALTLGVPTSPGVPVALAEHTITLSFNDLDQVRETFAHLGGQIAGIIVEPVAGNMNCVPPKAGFLEGLREICDEYETVLIFDEVMTGFRVALGGAQAVYKVTPDLTCLGKVIGGGMPVGAFGGKREIMEQIAPLGPIYQAGTLSGNPVAMAAGLANLEEIAQPGFYDELGRRTEKLAKGLVTRARAFDIPMTENHVGAMFGVFFSEADKVENFYQVTQCDVERFKLFFHGMLNEGIYLAPSAYEAGFVSAAHSERDIKDTLIAAEKVFSTL comes from the coding sequence ATGACCCGTTCCCACGATCTGTTCGAAGCCGCCCAGACCCATATTCCCGGCGGCGTCAATTCACCGGTACGCGCCTTTCGCGGCGTCGGCGGCGATCCCATTTTTTTCACCAAGGGTGAAGGCGCTTATCTATGGGACGCGGACGGCAACAAATACATCGACTACGTCGCCTCCTGGGGACCGATGATCCTGGGCCACGCCCACCCCAAGGTACTGGCGGCGGTGCAGGAGACCATCCAAAACGGCCTCAGCTTCGGCGCTCCGACCGAGCTGGAGACACGCATGGCCGACAAGGTCTGCCAGATCATGCCCTCGATGGAGATGATCCGCATGGTCAACTCGGGCACCGAGGCCACCATGAGCGCCATCCGCCTGGCGCGCGGCTTCACCGGCCGCGACAAGATCGTCAAGTTCGAGGGCTGTTACCACGGCCACGCCGACTCCTTATTGGTAAAGGCCGGTTCCGGTGCCCTGACCCTGGGCGTGCCTACCTCCCCCGGCGTGCCGGTGGCCCTGGCGGAACACACCATTACCTTGAGTTTCAATGACCTGGATCAGGTGCGCGAGACCTTCGCCCACCTCGGCGGCCAGATCGCCGGCATCATCGTCGAGCCGGTGGCCGGCAATATGAACTGCGTGCCGCCCAAGGCCGGCTTCCTCGAAGGACTGCGTGAAATCTGCGATGAATACGAAACGGTGCTCATCTTCGACGAGGTGATGACCGGCTTTCGCGTTGCCCTGGGCGGCGCCCAGGCGGTCTACAAGGTAACGCCTGACCTGACCTGTCTCGGCAAGGTCATCGGCGGCGGCATGCCGGTGGGCGCCTTTGGCGGCAAGCGCGAGATCATGGAACAGATCGCGCCGCTGGGCCCCATCTACCAGGCCGGCACGCTGTCCGGCAATCCGGTCGCCATGGCCGCCGGACTGGCCAATCTGGAAGAGATCGCCCAACCCGGCTTCTACGACGAGCTGGGACGCCGGACCGAGAAACTGGCCAAGGGGCTGGTGACGCGCGCCCGGGCCTTCGACATTCCCATGACCGAGAACCACGTCGGCGCCATGTTCGGGGTGTTCTTCTCCGAGGCCGACAAAGTGGAAAACTTCTACCAGGTCACCCAGTGCGACGTGGAGCGCTTCAAGCTGTTCTTCCACGGCATGCTCAACGAAGGCATTTACCTGGCGCCGTCCGCCTATGAGGCCGGCTTCGTCTCCGCCGCCCACAGCGAGCGCGACATCAAGGACACCCTGATCGCGGCGGAAAAGGTCTTTTCAACCCTGTAA